The following coding sequences lie in one Maylandia zebra isolate NMK-2024a linkage group LG14, Mzebra_GT3a, whole genome shotgun sequence genomic window:
- the LOC105940435 gene encoding cytochrome P450 2G1 — protein sequence MTLYMGWQRTVVLVGYDAVKEALVDQADDFTGRMPVPFLFKATNGYGLAISNGKRWRQLRRFTLTTLRDFGMGRKGMEEWIQEVSEHLRVHIRTFKGKPFDPQFVLSSTISNVICCLVFGERFSFEDKQFLHLLTIMPKVTRFNSSPLGQMYNIFPWIMDHLPGYHQTIFGHVKEARDFIKREIQEHKETLDPSSHRGYTDCFLIRINQEKDNPSSEFNYDNLVSTVLNLFVAGTETTSYTLSSHCAD from the exons ATGACACTGTACATGGGCTGGCAGCGGACAGTGGTTCTGGTGGGGTATGATGCTGTGAAAGAAGCCTTGGTGGATCAGGCAGATGACTTCACAGGCAGAATGCCCGTACCATTTCTGTTCAAAGCTACCAATGGTTATG GTTTAGCAATCAGTAATGGGAAGCGCTGGCGCCAGCTGCGACGCTTCACACTCACAACCCTGAGAGACTTTGGGATGGGACGCAAGGGGATGGAAGAATGGATCCAAGAAGTCAGCGAACACTTGAGGGTTCACATACGTACATTTAAAG gTAAACCATTTGACCCCCAATTTGTGTTAAGCAGCACCATTTCTAATGTGATCTGCTGCCTGGTTTTTGGGGAACGCTTCAGTTTTGAAGACAAGCAGTTCCTGCACCTTCTGACCATCATGCCTAAGGTCACAAGGTTTAACAGTAGTCCTCTTGGTCAG ATGTACAACATCTTTCCCTGGATCATGGACCATCTTCCTGGCTACCACCAAACTATTTTTGGACATGTAAAGGAGGCCAGAGATTTTATCAAGAGGGAAATCCAAGAGCACAAAGAGACCCTGGACCCCAGCTCCCACAGAGGCTACACTGACTGCTTCCTCATCAGAATTAATCAG GAAAAGGACAATCCCTCAAGTGAGTTCAACTACGACAACTTGGTTTCTACTGTATTGAATCTGTTTGTTGCTGGAACAGAGACCACCAGCTACACCCTGAGCTCTCACTGTGCTGATTAA
- the LOC101473305 gene encoding cyclin-dependent kinase-like 1 encodes MEKYEKLSKIGEGSYGVVFKCRHRDTGQIVAIKKFVESEDDPVIKKIALREIRMLKQLKHVNLVNLLEVFRRKRRLHLVFEFCEQTVLNELDKHPRGVPEAQLKSIVWQTLQAVSFCHKHNCIHRDVKPENILLTKTGVIKLCDFGFARILTGPEDDYTDYVATRWYRAPELLVGDTQYGPPVDVWALGCVFAELLNGNPLWPGKSDVDQLYLIRKTLGDLIPHHQQVFRSNVFFSGVSIPEPDTMEPLEKRFHGVSPHALQVMKSSLVMDPSLRLSCEELLELPYFQEEGGLNYGREGERLGRRHDRGSRRRQAGAQYLPQLPNSNISPAPEVKKQVKQKYHLPNI; translated from the exons ATGGAGAAATACGAAAAGCTGTCCAAAATTGGTGAGGGTTCCTACGGTGTGGTGTTCAAATGCAGGCACAGAGATACTGGCCAAATAGTCGCCATCAAGAAGTTTGTGGAGTCTGAAGATGATCCAGTTATTAAGAAGATTGCATTGCGAGAAATACGTATGCTGAAG CAACTCAAACACGTGAATTTGGTCAACCTGCTCGAGGTGTTCAGGAGGAAAAGGCGGCTCCACTTGGTGTTTGAGTTCTGTGAACAGACAGTCCTAAATGAGCTTGACAAACATCCCCGAGG GGTACCTGAGGCTCAGCTGAAAAGTATAGTATGGCAGACTCTGCAGGCTGTCAGCTTCTGCCACAAACACAAT TGCATTCACCGTGATGTAAAGCCAGAGAACATCCTCCTCACTAAAACCGGAGTCATCAAGCTTTGTGACTTTGGCTTCGCCCGTATTCTGA CGGGACCAGAGGATGACTATACAGACTATGTAGCAACCCGCTGGTACCGGGCTCCTGAGCTGCTGGTCGGGGATACTCAGTACGGGCCTCCTGTTGACGTGTGGGCTTTGGGCTGTGTCTTTGCCGAGCTCCTCAATGGGAACCCACTTTGGCCCGGGAAGTCTGACGTTGACCAGCTCTACCTCATCAGGAAAACTCTGG GTGACCTGATCCCCCATCACCAGCAGGTCTTCCGCTCCAATGTTTTCTTCAGTGGAGTTAGCATTCCTGAGCCTGATACAATG GAACCTTTGGAAAAGCGCTTCCATGGAGTGTCTCCCCATGCCCTTCAGGTTATGAAG TCATCCCTGGTGATGGATCCTTCTTTGCGCCTGTCCTGTGAAGAGCTGCTAGAGCTGCCTTACTTCCAGGAGGAAGGAGGACTCAACTATGGCCGTGAGGGGGAGCGCCTAGGAAGACGACATGACAGAGGCTCCCGCCGCAGACAGGCTGGG GCTCAGTACCTCCCTCAGTTACCAAACAGTAACATCTCACCTGCACCAGAAGTCAAGAAACAAGTGAAGCAAAAATATCACCTGCCCaacatataa